In one Rhodocyclaceae bacterium genomic region, the following are encoded:
- the glcE gene encoding glycolate oxidase subunit GlcE: MADALIDQVRAAFEGRQRLHIRGGGTKDWYGEAPSGDKASVLDTRGHAGIVAYDPSELVVTARCGTPLTELETTLAAHGQMLACEPPHFGQGATIGGCVAAGLSGPRRASAGSIRDFVLGAKLLNGRGQHLVFGGQVIKNVAGYDVSRLLAGSLGILGVITEVSLKVVPVPVAEATLRFDDIAQHEALERLNRWAGQPLPVSASAWAGGTLHLRLSGAAAALRAARHALGGDPLEAEDAATFWRELREQTAPFFASDQPLWRMSVPSTAPPLVPGGEEPAAQLLEWGGALRWVRSAQPADTLRAAAREAGGHATLFRRGRSAAAQGAQPGCFAPLEPALLRIHQRLKAEFDPAGVFNHGRLYPGL; encoded by the coding sequence ACAAGGCATCGGTACTCGATACCCGTGGCCATGCGGGCATCGTCGCCTACGACCCGAGCGAACTCGTGGTCACCGCGCGCTGCGGCACGCCACTGACGGAACTGGAGACCACGCTGGCCGCACACGGCCAGATGCTCGCCTGCGAACCGCCGCACTTCGGCCAGGGCGCGACGATCGGCGGCTGCGTCGCTGCCGGCCTGTCCGGCCCCCGGCGGGCCAGTGCGGGCAGCATCCGCGACTTCGTGCTCGGCGCAAAGCTGCTCAACGGTCGCGGCCAGCACCTCGTGTTCGGCGGCCAGGTGATCAAGAACGTTGCCGGCTACGATGTGAGCCGGCTGCTGGCAGGCTCGCTCGGCATCCTCGGCGTGATCACGGAAGTGTCGCTGAAGGTCGTGCCGGTACCGGTGGCCGAAGCCACGCTGCGCTTCGACGACATCGCACAGCACGAGGCGCTCGAACGGCTGAACCGCTGGGCCGGACAGCCGCTGCCGGTGTCCGCCTCGGCCTGGGCGGGCGGCACGCTGCACCTGCGCCTGTCCGGTGCCGCCGCGGCGTTGCGCGCGGCGCGCCACGCCCTGGGCGGCGACCCGCTGGAAGCGGAGGACGCCGCCACCTTCTGGCGCGAGCTGCGCGAACAGACGGCACCGTTCTTCGCGAGCGATCAGCCGCTGTGGCGGATGTCGGTTCCGTCGACGGCACCGCCGCTCGTGCCCGGTGGCGAAGAACCGGCGGCGCAACTGCTGGAATGGGGTGGTGCGCTGCGCTGGGTACGCTCGGCGCAGCCGGCCGACACGCTGCGCGCAGCGGCACGCGAGGCCGGCGGACATGCAACGCTGTTCCGCCGAGGCCGATCGGCCGCCGCGCAGGGCGCGCAGCCCGGCTGCTTCGCCCCGCTCGAGCCCGCCCTGCTGCGCATCCACCAGCGCCTGAAGGCCGAGTTCGATCCGGCCGGCGTGTTCAACCACGGCCGTCTGTACCCGGGACTCTGA
- the glcF gene encoding glycolate oxidase subunit GlcF has product MQTSLAEFIRDTPQGTEAESILRSCVHCGFCTATCPTYQLVGDELDGPRGRIYLIKQVLEGSPATSKTRDHLDRCLTCRSCETTCPSGVRYGRLVDIGRHVVEEQVPRTGTDRLLRLALRSVLPRPALFGPLLRAARVLKPMLPAALARKVPPQRSAGRRPAPRHARRMLVLKGCVQPSIAPGINAAATRVLDRLGVSLVPATDAGCCGAVTHHLNAPAEALVQMRRNIDAWWPAIEAGAEAIVVTASGCTAMVREYGQLLADDPAYAARAARVTALSRDLSEVVAAELARPGAPVPPRTAPGQRVAFHAPCTLQHALRLRGVVEPMLTALGLELTDVPDAHLCCGSAGTYSILQPDLSRQLLARKVEALESGAPRSILTANIGCLGHLQSGCDLPVEHWVEAVDRLWSDADARAPEEA; this is encoded by the coding sequence ATGCAGACCAGCCTCGCCGAATTCATCCGCGACACGCCGCAAGGCACGGAAGCCGAGTCGATCCTGCGCTCGTGCGTGCACTGCGGCTTCTGCACCGCGACCTGCCCGACCTACCAGCTGGTCGGCGACGAGCTGGACGGACCCCGTGGCCGCATCTACCTGATCAAGCAGGTGCTCGAAGGATCGCCGGCGACGTCGAAGACGCGCGATCACCTCGACCGCTGCCTCACCTGCCGTTCGTGCGAGACCACCTGTCCATCCGGCGTGCGCTACGGCAGGCTCGTCGACATCGGCCGCCATGTCGTAGAAGAACAGGTCCCGCGCACCGGCACCGACCGGCTGCTGCGCCTGGCCTTGCGCTCCGTGCTGCCGCGGCCGGCACTGTTCGGCCCGCTGCTGCGCGCCGCGCGTGTCCTCAAGCCGATGCTGCCGGCGGCGCTCGCGCGCAAGGTGCCGCCGCAGCGCAGCGCCGGACGGCGCCCTGCACCGCGCCATGCACGGCGCATGCTCGTGCTCAAGGGCTGCGTGCAGCCCTCGATCGCCCCCGGTATCAACGCCGCCGCGACACGGGTGCTCGACCGGCTCGGGGTGTCGCTGGTACCCGCCACCGACGCGGGCTGCTGTGGCGCGGTCACGCACCACCTGAACGCCCCGGCCGAGGCACTCGTCCAGATGCGCCGCAACATCGATGCCTGGTGGCCGGCCATCGAAGCTGGCGCCGAAGCGATCGTCGTCACCGCCAGCGGATGCACCGCAATGGTCAGGGAGTACGGCCAGTTGCTCGCCGACGACCCGGCCTACGCAGCGCGCGCGGCCCGGGTCACCGCGCTTTCGCGTGACCTGTCCGAGGTGGTGGCAGCCGAACTCGCGCGCCCCGGCGCTCCCGTGCCGCCACGCACGGCGCCCGGCCAGCGCGTCGCGTTCCATGCACCGTGCACGCTGCAGCACGCATTGCGACTGCGCGGCGTGGTCGAGCCCATGCTGACCGCCCTCGGACTGGAACTGACGGATGTCCCGGATGCCCACCTCTGCTGCGGCTCGGCGGGCACCTACTCGATCCTGCAGCCCGACCTGTCGCGGCAGTTGCTGGCGCGCAAGGTCGAGGCGCTCGAGTCGGGCGCCCCGCGATCGATACTGACGGCAAACATCGGCTGTCTCGGCCATCTGCAGTCCGGCTGCGACCTGCCGGTGGAACACTGGGTCGAGGCGGTAGACCGCCTCTGGTCCGATGCCGACGCACGCGCACCCGAGGAGGCCTGA
- the queG gene encoding tRNA epoxyqueuosine(34) reductase QueG, producing MAGADSGNHEGKPEGLEALVRSIRAWAGELGFQHTAVAALDVSAAGPRLIEWLEQGFHGELDYMARHAALRLDPQKLVPGAVRSISVRMDYWPAAAQDAQTVLADPALAYVSRYALGRDYHKVLRARLAKLAARIGDAAGPHGCRVFTDSAPVMEVELAAAAGLGWRGKHTLLLDRERGSWFFLGEIFTDLPLPVDAPVSSHCGSCTRCIDACPTGAIVAPYRLDARRCISYLTIELKGAIPEALRAPIGNRVYGCDDCQLCCPWNRYAKPSAEDAFVVRHGLDRASLVELFGWTAAEFEQRMAGSAIRRIGHERWSRNLAVGLGNAPTTPEVVAALQRRVDDPSALVREHVGWALARHGAAGAVATRID from the coding sequence ATGGCAGGAGCAGATTCCGGCAATCACGAGGGCAAGCCCGAGGGCCTGGAGGCGCTGGTGCGGTCGATCCGTGCATGGGCGGGCGAGCTCGGATTCCAGCACACCGCAGTTGCCGCTCTGGATGTGTCTGCCGCCGGGCCGCGCCTGATCGAATGGCTCGAACAGGGTTTCCATGGCGAGCTGGATTATATGGCACGCCATGCAGCGCTTCGCCTCGATCCGCAGAAACTGGTGCCGGGCGCGGTGCGTTCGATCAGCGTGAGAATGGACTACTGGCCCGCCGCCGCCCAGGATGCGCAGACCGTGCTCGCGGATCCGGCGCTCGCCTACGTGTCGCGCTATGCGCTGGGCCGCGACTACCACAAGGTTCTGCGCGCCCGGCTCGCGAAACTCGCTGCGCGCATCGGCGACGCGGCCGGGCCGCACGGCTGCCGGGTGTTCACCGACAGCGCGCCGGTGATGGAGGTCGAACTGGCCGCAGCAGCCGGGCTGGGCTGGCGCGGCAAGCACACGCTGCTGCTCGACCGCGAACGGGGGTCGTGGTTCTTCCTCGGCGAGATCTTCACCGACCTGCCGCTGCCGGTGGACGCCCCGGTGAGCAGCCATTGCGGCAGTTGCACGCGTTGCATCGACGCCTGTCCGACGGGCGCGATCGTCGCCCCCTACCGGCTGGACGCGCGCCGCTGCATTTCCTACCTGACCATCGAACTGAAGGGCGCGATCCCCGAGGCACTGCGTGCGCCGATCGGCAACCGGGTCTACGGCTGCGACGATTGTCAGCTCTGCTGCCCGTGGAACCGGTATGCAAAGCCTTCGGCCGAGGATGCATTCGTGGTGCGCCACGGCCTGGACCGTGCCTCGCTGGTGGAACTGTTCGGCTGGACCGCGGCCGAGTTCGAGCAGCGGATGGCCGGCAGTGCGATCCGCCGCATCGGCCACGAACGATGGTCGCGCAACCTTGCCGTGGGGCTGGGCAACGCACCGACGACGCCGGAGGTGGTCGCGGCGCTGCAGCGGCGCGTGGACGATCCGTCGGCGCTGGTGCGCGAGCACGTTGGCTGGGCGCTGGCCCGGCATGGCGCTGCCGGGGCAGTGGCCACCAGGATCGACTGA
- the tsaE gene encoding tRNA (adenosine(37)-N6)-threonylcarbamoyltransferase complex ATPase subunit type 1 TsaE, with amino-acid sequence MPSTLTRVLADEAATAALGAALAPLLAPGLSIHLCGPLGAGKTTLVRTLLRTLGERGRVRSPTFTLVEPYRAGGLELAHLDLYRFENAAEWSDAGFDEYLGGDTVSLIEWPERAAPLLPPPDLRIDIAVEGDARRATLTAHGARGDALLTALQVRGTATEPPA; translated from the coding sequence ATGCCATCGACGTTAACACGCGTGCTTGCCGACGAGGCAGCGACGGCAGCGCTCGGCGCCGCGCTCGCGCCACTGCTGGCGCCGGGACTGTCGATCCACCTGTGCGGGCCGCTCGGGGCTGGAAAGACGACGCTGGTACGTACGCTGCTGCGCACGCTCGGCGAGCGCGGGCGGGTTCGCAGCCCGACCTTCACGCTGGTCGAGCCCTATCGCGCGGGCGGGCTGGAACTCGCCCACCTCGACCTCTACCGGTTCGAGAACGCCGCCGAATGGAGCGACGCCGGCTTCGATGAGTATCTCGGTGGCGACACGGTGTCGCTGATCGAGTGGCCGGAGCGCGCAGCACCGCTGCTGCCGCCGCCGGACCTGCGGATCGACATCGCCGTCGAAGGCGATGCTCGCAGGGCGACCCTCACGGCGCACGGCGCACGTGGCGATGCACTGCTCACGGCGCTGCAGGTGCGCGGCACGGCCACGGAGCCGCCCGCATGA
- a CDS encoding N-acetylmuramoyl-L-alanine amidase yields the protein MKQLQRLPALPAALLCVLFQVVLPCVALLLAAASAHAQVTAVRVWPAPDSTRVTFESPREVTWRLFLVRDPDRVVLELDGIDIGPALAKIGGAVSVDDPLIRQARVGRFKPNVIRVVFDVKEDVAPQAFALKPIGEFGHRIVLDLFPANARDPVAAFLERQRVAGLSEPASRPAAATGGPAAAAGTVPGGPAAGMPAGTTPAPSVAAGTVTAPPVAAETGAAAPAATGAKAPVGGPPGAFASQGPDPSARNTRLPPGTRPLVIAIDPGHGGEDPGAIGPTGLREKDVVLAISRRLARLIDAQPGMRAHLVRDGDYFVPLQMRVVKARALKADLFVSIHADAWMQPTARGASVYALSLSGATSVAARWLASRENAADLIGGVNLNVSDPLLKQTLLDLSQTATINDSLRLGRSVLGELGRLDRLHRKQVEQAGFAVLKAPDIPSILVETAFISNPQEEQRLADENQQERIAQSILDGIRRYVAQTPGITRPR from the coding sequence ATGAAGCAGCTGCAGCGGCTGCCTGCGTTGCCAGCGGCCCTCCTGTGCGTCCTTTTCCAGGTGGTCCTGCCCTGCGTTGCGCTGTTGCTGGCCGCGGCGAGTGCACACGCGCAGGTAACCGCCGTGCGCGTCTGGCCGGCGCCCGATTCCACCCGTGTCACCTTCGAGTCGCCGCGCGAGGTCACCTGGCGCCTGTTCCTGGTACGCGACCCAGACCGCGTGGTACTGGAACTCGACGGCATCGACATCGGGCCGGCACTGGCGAAGATCGGTGGCGCGGTGAGCGTCGACGACCCGCTGATCCGGCAGGCCCGGGTCGGGCGCTTCAAGCCCAACGTGATCCGCGTGGTGTTCGACGTGAAAGAGGACGTTGCGCCGCAGGCTTTCGCGCTCAAGCCCATCGGCGAGTTCGGACACCGGATCGTGCTCGACCTGTTCCCGGCCAATGCGCGCGACCCGGTCGCGGCCTTCCTCGAGCGGCAGCGGGTGGCGGGCCTGTCGGAGCCCGCATCCCGCCCGGCAGCGGCAACAGGCGGTCCTGCGGCCGCCGCCGGGACCGTGCCGGGCGGCCCGGCCGCCGGCATGCCCGCCGGAACGACGCCCGCGCCATCGGTGGCAGCGGGCACTGTCACCGCCCCCCCGGTGGCGGCAGAGACCGGCGCAGCCGCCCCGGCCGCGACAGGGGCAAAGGCCCCCGTCGGCGGTCCACCCGGCGCATTCGCGTCACAGGGACCAGACCCGTCGGCACGAAACACCCGACTGCCACCCGGCACGCGCCCGCTGGTGATCGCGATCGACCCCGGCCATGGCGGCGAGGATCCGGGCGCGATCGGCCCGACCGGGCTGCGCGAGAAAGACGTCGTGCTGGCAATCAGTCGACGGCTCGCGCGGCTGATCGACGCCCAGCCCGGCATGCGCGCACACCTGGTGCGCGATGGCGACTATTTCGTGCCGCTGCAGATGCGCGTCGTGAAGGCGCGCGCATTGAAGGCCGATCTGTTCGTGTCGATCCACGCCGACGCCTGGATGCAGCCCACGGCGCGCGGGGCTTCGGTGTATGCGCTCTCGCTGTCGGGCGCGACCTCGGTCGCGGCGCGCTGGCTGGCCTCGCGCGAGAACGCAGCCGACCTGATCGGCGGCGTGAACCTGAACGTGTCCGACCCCCTCCTGAAGCAGACCCTGCTCGACCTGTCGCAGACCGCGACCATCAACGACAGCCTGCGCCTGGGCCGCAGCGTGCTGGGCGAACTGGGGCGACTCGACCGACTGCATCGCAAGCAGGTCGAGCAGGCCGGTTTCGCCGTGCTGAAGGCACCGGACATCCCGTCCATCCTGGTCGAGACCGCTTTCATCTCGAATCCGCAGGAAGAACAGCGACTGGCCGACGAGAACCAGCAGGAGCGCATCGCGCAGTCGATCCTCGATGGCATCCGGCGCTACGTCGCGCAGACGCCGGGAATCACCCGCCCGCGCTGA
- a CDS encoding prepilin-type N-terminal cleavage/methylation domain-containing protein, whose amino-acid sequence MNRQTFSIAHGVPRSGAGTPSRPRAFRAARGFTLVELMIVVVIIGIMAAFAYPSYVNYVIRGFRSEGQQWLQDFAQRQEQFFNDRRGAYATGLGTGANQLPMAFPEPSTATDLRYDQPNITAVAGPPVGYIACLQPRAGGPIAAASDGGLCIDSTGRRWRDINTNGTFEAGTDLPW is encoded by the coding sequence ATGAACCGACAGACCTTTTCCATCGCCCACGGCGTGCCTCGCTCGGGGGCAGGCACGCCGAGCCGACCGCGAGCGTTCCGCGCTGCTCGCGGGTTCACGCTCGTCGAACTGATGATCGTGGTGGTCATCATCGGCATCATGGCAGCGTTCGCCTACCCCTCGTATGTCAACTATGTCATCCGCGGCTTCCGCTCCGAAGGTCAGCAGTGGCTGCAGGATTTCGCGCAGCGCCAGGAACAGTTCTTCAACGACCGGCGCGGCGCCTATGCCACTGGGCTCGGAACCGGCGCCAACCAGTTGCCGATGGCCTTCCCGGAGCCCAGCACCGCGACCGACCTGCGCTACGACCAACCCAACATCACCGCCGTCGCCGGGCCGCCTGTCGGCTACATTGCCTGCCTGCAGCCGCGCGCCGGCGGTCCGATCGCCGCGGCTTCCGACGGCGGGCTGTGCATCGACTCGACTGGCCGGCGCTGGCGGGACATCAACACCAACGGCACGTTCGAAGCCGGCACGGACCTGCCGTGGTGA
- a CDS encoding GspH/FimT family pseudopilin: MIPATRYASPAAICRAAHVTGQRPLGVPARRGFTLIELLVVLTIAVVLLAAGLPNFQDFIREQRVRSIASDMLGDFALARSEAVRYSGRVVIARAGFGNCTVAGTAWRDGWCMFADLNANNSVDAGEMLKVQQAVGGQVRICSAVADFANTIIFGPRGQVVRASAIGANDGMTITDDSTGAANSRTRRLMFGLVGRVTAVNQNNAAPDC, encoded by the coding sequence ATGATCCCTGCCACCCGATACGCCTCCCCTGCCGCCATCTGCCGGGCTGCCCACGTCACCGGCCAGCGCCCCCTCGGCGTGCCGGCGCGGCGCGGCTTCACCCTGATCGAGCTTCTGGTCGTGTTGACGATCGCAGTGGTCCTGCTCGCAGCCGGTCTGCCGAACTTCCAGGACTTCATCCGGGAACAGCGAGTCCGCTCGATCGCCTCCGACATGCTCGGCGACTTCGCCCTCGCCCGGTCCGAAGCCGTGCGCTACAGCGGTCGCGTGGTCATCGCACGGGCCGGCTTCGGCAACTGTACGGTGGCCGGGACGGCATGGCGCGATGGCTGGTGCATGTTCGCAGACCTCAACGCGAACAATTCGGTGGACGCCGGGGAAATGCTGAAGGTGCAACAGGCGGTCGGCGGGCAGGTGCGCATCTGCTCGGCGGTAGCCGATTTCGCGAACACGATCATCTTCGGGCCGCGCGGGCAGGTCGTCCGCGCGTCGGCGATCGGCGCGAACGACGGCATGACGATCACCGACGACAGCACCGGTGCGGCGAACTCGCGCACCCGCAGGCTGATGTTCGGACTGGTCGGGCGCGTCACCGCCGTCAACCAGAACAACGCGGCGCCAGATTGCTGA
- the pilV gene encoding type IV pilus modification protein PilV, whose product MLRRGFTLLEVMITLVVVTFGLLGLAGLMAKGQRASFEAFQRQQALSLANDIAERIRSNHGLAAGYATAAPLTAPLGSGVRFAEVGAGIRNCGNNTCTPAETVAYDVALWDGALSGAGVSDPTGGLRVGGIPGAAGCVAPTGAAIGTCPAAPATPAGRFFFGQRYTVSVAWQGRDPTTAPTTSTCGSGRYGNESLRRVVTLDVMVQIPCP is encoded by the coding sequence TTGCTGAGACGCGGCTTCACCCTGCTCGAGGTAATGATCACCCTGGTGGTAGTGACGTTCGGCCTGCTCGGACTGGCCGGGCTGATGGCCAAGGGCCAGCGGGCCTCGTTCGAAGCATTCCAGCGCCAGCAGGCCCTGTCTTTGGCCAACGACATCGCCGAGCGCATCCGTTCGAACCACGGGCTCGCAGCCGGATACGCGACCGCAGCACCGCTCACCGCGCCCCTGGGGTCGGGTGTCCGGTTTGCCGAGGTCGGAGCCGGCATCCGCAACTGCGGCAACAATACCTGCACGCCGGCCGAGACGGTCGCATACGACGTCGCGCTCTGGGACGGCGCGCTTTCCGGCGCTGGCGTGTCGGACCCCACCGGCGGCCTGCGCGTCGGCGGCATACCGGGCGCCGCCGGCTGCGTGGCACCCACGGGCGCGGCGATCGGCACCTGCCCGGCCGCACCCGCGACCCCCGCGGGCCGCTTCTTCTTCGGCCAGCGCTACACGGTCAGCGTTGCCTGGCAGGGACGCGACCCGACCACCGCGCCGACAACCTCGACCTGCGGCAGTGGCCGGTACGGCAACGAGTCGCTGCGCCGGGTCGTCACGCTCGACGTGATGGTGCAGATTCCATGTCCCTGA
- a CDS encoding PilW family protein: MSLIASAPAPAVPADRASPARCAVVRAQRGLSLVELLVGMTIGLFLTLGLLVMMSGTSRGFKVQDEFARMQEGGVEALRYIGDSLRLAGFYGWNGSPGGGTSVSLPALAPAGGQEVDTLADCGSGTNPPATNWALQVGQPLSGRIGLTSATVNATFPCILAQNFLDYPNHQILVTRGSNGSQVPDTATPGDLSDAAFDNDRLYAQADPARGLIFRGGAARFTALKAAGESARVTNANGTLVDAPIFEYQAHVYYLRPCSRPISPPACATTDDGGFPIPTLVRQQLVGRTMTELALVPGVERIGFVYGIDNVNNDPTRTWDGIPDTYVLDPATPAQWSRVVTVRVSVLVRSSSPNIGHDDSGKQYDLTSGLSMPFACSPKVVNDCAYRRHVFQQTFQVRNVAMRRAG, translated from the coding sequence ATGTCCCTGATCGCCAGTGCGCCCGCGCCGGCAGTCCCGGCCGATCGGGCCTCGCCTGCCCGCTGCGCCGTCGTCCGGGCGCAGCGGGGTTTGTCGCTGGTCGAACTGCTGGTGGGAATGACCATCGGGCTTTTCCTCACTCTCGGGCTGCTGGTGATGATGAGCGGCACCTCGCGCGGTTTCAAGGTACAGGACGAATTCGCGCGCATGCAGGAAGGCGGCGTGGAAGCCCTGCGCTACATCGGCGACAGCCTTCGCCTCGCCGGCTTCTACGGCTGGAACGGATCGCCCGGCGGCGGCACCAGCGTCTCGCTCCCGGCCCTCGCGCCCGCTGGGGGACAGGAAGTCGATACGCTGGCCGACTGCGGCTCGGGAACCAATCCGCCGGCGACCAACTGGGCGCTGCAGGTCGGCCAGCCGCTCTCGGGACGTATCGGGCTCACATCTGCCACCGTCAACGCGACCTTCCCGTGCATCCTTGCGCAGAACTTCCTCGACTACCCGAACCACCAGATCCTGGTGACGCGCGGATCGAACGGCTCGCAGGTGCCCGATACCGCCACGCCGGGCGACCTTAGCGACGCGGCGTTCGACAACGACCGCCTGTACGCGCAGGCCGACCCGGCACGCGGCCTGATCTTCCGCGGCGGCGCAGCCCGCTTCACCGCGCTCAAGGCCGCCGGCGAGAGCGCCCGCGTGACCAATGCCAACGGCACCCTGGTGGATGCGCCGATCTTCGAGTACCAGGCGCATGTCTATTACCTGCGACCCTGCAGCCGCCCGATCAGCCCGCCCGCCTGCGCGACCACCGACGACGGTGGCTTCCCGATCCCGACACTCGTGCGCCAGCAACTGGTCGGGCGTACGATGACCGAACTGGCGCTGGTGCCCGGCGTCGAGCGCATCGGATTCGTCTACGGCATCGACAACGTGAACAACGACCCGACCCGTACCTGGGACGGCATCCCGGACACCTATGTTCTCGATCCCGCCACGCCGGCGCAGTGGTCACGGGTGGTCACGGTACGGGTGTCGGTCCTGGTGCGATCGAGCAGCCCGAACATCGGCCACGACGATTCGGGCAAGCAGTACGACCTGACCTCCGGACTGTCGATGCCGTTCGCATGCTCGCCGAAGGTGGTCAATGACTGCGCCTACCGGCGCCACGTGTTCCAGCAGACCTTCCAGGTACGTAACGTTGCGATGCGCCGGGCCGGGTGA
- the pilV gene encoding type IV pilus modification protein PilV, with translation MFENPVIPRARRAHGAHRVPRGRAGGFTLIEILVSLTLVAIGLLGLAQLIVKGQRASFEAYQRQQAITLANDMLEKILANRARAADYVAAAPVATPLGAGTRFNDLVTGAITNCAVATCTPDVLAAYDAAYWDGLLQGTTEFFAADSARTGGATNARGCIEIVVAAVGPSTQATYRVTVAWQGRDETVAPVTSTCGNGLYGTETRRRVVSLDVRV, from the coding sequence ATGTTCGAAAATCCAGTAATCCCTCGCGCTCGTCGTGCCCACGGTGCCCACCGCGTCCCTCGCGGGCGTGCCGGCGGCTTCACGCTGATCGAGATCCTCGTGTCCCTGACACTGGTCGCCATAGGCCTGCTGGGCCTGGCGCAGCTGATCGTCAAGGGTCAACGGGCGTCCTTCGAGGCCTACCAGCGCCAGCAGGCGATCACCCTGGCGAACGACATGCTCGAGAAGATCCTGGCGAACCGGGCGCGCGCAGCCGATTATGTGGCCGCTGCGCCGGTCGCCACGCCACTGGGCGCAGGCACCCGCTTCAACGATCTTGTGACCGGCGCGATTACGAACTGCGCGGTAGCCACCTGCACGCCGGACGTACTCGCCGCGTACGACGCGGCCTACTGGGACGGTCTGCTCCAGGGTACGACCGAATTCTTCGCCGCTGACAGCGCCCGGACCGGCGGCGCAACGAATGCCCGGGGCTGCATCGAAATCGTGGTCGCAGCCGTCGGCCCGAGCACCCAGGCGACCTACCGGGTGACGGTAGCCTGGCAAGGCAGGGACGAGACCGTCGCACCGGTCACGTCGACCTGCGGCAACGGCCTGTACGGCACCGAGACACGGCGGCGCGTCGTGTCGCTCGACGTGAGGGTATGA
- a CDS encoding PilW family protein, producing MAILARQRGLSLVEVMIGITIALVLTLGLMVLIMGTSRSYQSQDDFARLQENGMTALAYLGDSIRHAGFYGIGNAATTVDATAGAVNTAIDCGSASNPPLANWAFDTIVPMVGFTGLTPANVNATLPCVLASNFQTGQLQVLAVRLATGERLADPNADGNLTDAAFVAGRVYVQGNASGAILFQGSNYGTLRASGVHRTLFGGADAPIFEYQAHLYYVRPCSRTATPPGCLATDDDGRPVPTLVRQELEGLNMVERPLVQGVERVNFLYGVDANADGVPDRFTATPVGVEWTTVVVVRVSVLVRDTRASIGHDDTGKRYDLDGDGVSDFNCTVNVDCAFRRRVFTQNFQVRNVAQRRGG from the coding sequence ATGGCGATACTCGCAAGACAGCGCGGTCTGTCGCTGGTCGAGGTCATGATCGGTATCACCATCGCGCTGGTCCTGACCCTGGGACTGATGGTGCTGATCATGGGTACGTCGCGCAGCTACCAGTCGCAGGATGACTTCGCCCGACTTCAGGAGAACGGCATGACCGCCCTGGCCTACCTCGGCGATTCGATCCGGCACGCCGGTTTCTACGGCATCGGCAACGCGGCCACGACGGTCGACGCCACGGCCGGCGCAGTCAACACGGCCATCGATTGCGGCTCGGCCAGCAATCCGCCCCTGGCGAACTGGGCATTCGACACGATCGTGCCGATGGTGGGCTTCACCGGGTTGACGCCAGCCAACGTCAACGCGACTTTGCCCTGCGTGCTCGCGAGCAATTTCCAGACAGGTCAGCTGCAGGTACTCGCGGTGCGTCTGGCCACTGGCGAGCGCCTGGCCGATCCGAACGCCGACGGCAACCTGACCGACGCCGCGTTCGTGGCCGGCCGCGTCTATGTGCAGGGCAACGCCAGCGGCGCGATCCTGTTCCAGGGCAGCAATTACGGCACGCTGCGCGCAAGTGGGGTGCATCGCACCCTGTTCGGCGGTGCGGACGCACCGATCTTCGAGTACCAGGCCCACCTGTATTACGTTCGTCCGTGCAGCCGCACCGCGACGCCGCCCGGCTGCCTTGCCACAGATGACGACGGCCGTCCGGTACCCACGCTGGTCAGGCAGGAACTCGAGGGCTTGAACATGGTCGAGCGCCCGCTGGTACAGGGTGTGGAACGGGTGAACTTCCTGTACGGCGTCGATGCGAACGCCGACGGCGTGCCGGACCGGTTCACGGCCACGCCTGTCGGCGTCGAATGGACCACCGTGGTGGTGGTGCGCGTGTCGGTGCTGGTGCGCGACACACGCGCCAGCATCGGCCATGACGATACCGGCAAACGCTACGACCTCGACGGCGATGGCGTGTCCGATTTCAACTGCACGGTGAATGTCGACTGCGCGTTCCGCCGCCGCGTGTTCACGCAGAACTTCCAGGTGCGCAACGTCGCACAACGACGGGGAGGCTGA